In Balaenoptera musculus isolate JJ_BM4_2016_0621 chromosome 19, mBalMus1.pri.v3, whole genome shotgun sequence, one genomic interval encodes:
- the LOC118884658 gene encoding proteasome maturation protein-like translates to MNARGLGSQLKDSIPVTELSASGPFESHDLLQKGFSCVKNELLPSHPLELSGKKFQLDQDKMNFSTLRNIQGLFAPLKLQMEFKAVQQVQRLPFLPSSNLSLDILRSNDETTEFEGILNDPSQSELMGEPHLMVEYKLGLL, encoded by the coding sequence ATGAATGCCAGAGGACTTGGATCTCAGCTAAAGGACAGTATTCCAGTTACTGAACTTTCAGCAAGTGGACCTTTTGAAAGTCATGATCTTCTTCAAAAAGGTTTTTCTTGTGTGAAAAATGAACTTTTGCCCAGTCATCCTCTTgaattatcaggaaaaaaattccagctcGACCAAGATAAAATGAACTTTTCCACACTGAGAAACATCCAGGGTCTATTTGCTCCACTAAAACTACAAATGGAATTCAAGGCAGTGCAGCAGGTTCAGCgtcttccatttcttccaagcTCAAACCTTTCATTGGATATTTTGAGGAGTAATGATGAAACTACTGAATTTGAAGGTATTCTTAATGACCCATCACAAAGTGAACTAATGGGAGAACCACATTTGATGGTTGAATATAAACTCGGTTTACTGTAA